A DNA window from Legionella sp. MW5194 contains the following coding sequences:
- the icmH gene encoding type IVB secretion system protein IcmH/DotU, protein MAAEHYSASLVSQLSLPGTQQMPQGYFRSKLFVAPFTTNPLVAAAGPVLSLLERLGVSPSLPPVQTIRGNIEHELLAFHSRVLGKSYSDEFIAIARYLLCATIDELLGKSYLRLHSEPAVFAAFTPASQDGTGPEQRFFDIVHFIKERPHQYLDLIELAYYCLIAGFEGIQHGQANGRSVLDNLIEELYQLIQQHRVNQSHHLFKEQKKADFSSTSRKPLLTVCFLSLGLLIASYLVSYLLLENKAKTVQTGHHLIAKLDD, encoded by the coding sequence ATGGCAGCCGAGCATTATTCGGCCTCTCTTGTGAGTCAACTGTCATTACCGGGCACTCAGCAAATGCCTCAAGGCTATTTTCGCTCCAAATTATTTGTTGCTCCTTTTACAACCAATCCGCTCGTTGCCGCAGCAGGACCTGTTTTATCACTTCTGGAACGATTGGGTGTCAGTCCTTCATTACCACCGGTACAAACCATTCGTGGCAACATTGAACATGAATTACTGGCCTTTCATAGCCGGGTGCTCGGCAAATCCTACAGCGATGAATTCATCGCCATCGCCCGTTATTTACTCTGCGCCACCATTGATGAATTGCTGGGAAAGAGCTACCTGCGCCTGCATAGCGAACCCGCTGTCTTTGCGGCGTTCACCCCGGCATCTCAAGATGGCACGGGTCCTGAGCAACGCTTTTTTGACATTGTTCATTTCATCAAGGAACGGCCCCACCAATACCTGGACTTAATTGAGTTGGCCTATTATTGCCTGATCGCCGGCTTTGAAGGCATACAGCATGGGCAGGCCAATGGCCGCAGTGTGCTGGATAACCTCATCGAAGAACTTTATCAATTAATTCAGCAGCACCGGGTCAATCAATCACATCATCTGTTTAAAGAACAGAAAAAAGCCGACTTTAGCTCCACGAGCCGTAAACCGCTGCTGACGGTGTGCTTTCTCTCGTTGGGATTGCTTATCGCCAGTTACCTCGTGAGTTACCTCTTGCTGGAAAATAAAGCCAAAACCGTCCAGACAGGACATCATCTCATAGCCAAACTGGATGACTAA
- a CDS encoding peroxiredoxin: MITVGNRFPTFELKATVGNDVHDAFTVINNNTYKEKWLVVFFWPKDFTFVCPTEIAEFGKLTGEFGDRDAQILGGSTDSEFVHLAWRNNHADLKNLPFPMLADIKRELTQALGILDEQEGVAQRATFIVDPQGITRFVMVTDLNVGRNPQEVLRVLDALQTDELCPCNWKKGEETIHV, translated from the coding sequence ATGATCACAGTCGGTAATCGATTTCCAACATTTGAGTTAAAGGCAACAGTAGGCAACGATGTTCATGATGCCTTCACCGTCATCAACAATAACACCTACAAAGAAAAATGGCTGGTGGTTTTTTTCTGGCCTAAAGATTTTACCTTTGTATGCCCGACAGAAATTGCTGAATTCGGCAAACTCACCGGTGAATTTGGCGATAGAGATGCGCAAATTTTAGGCGGAAGTACCGACAGCGAATTCGTGCACCTGGCCTGGCGTAATAACCACGCAGATTTAAAAAACCTGCCATTTCCCATGCTCGCTGACATTAAACGGGAATTGACTCAGGCCTTAGGCATCCTGGATGAGCAGGAAGGGGTCGCACAACGCGCCACGTTCATCGTTGATCCGCAAGGCATTACCCGTTTTGTCATGGTCACCGATTTGAATGTCGGCCGTAATCCCCAGGAAGTGCTCCGCGTACTGGATGCCCTGCAAACGGATGAATTATGCCCTTGCAATTGGAAAAAAGGAGAAGAAACCATCCATGTTTAA
- a CDS encoding carboxymuconolactone decarboxylase family protein → MLQFIKDLLPEFAKDARVNVGKVLDLEQTDGLSQEQIVGSALAVAYHLGNQPLVAGIKGLQGDFTIEEAAKNAASIMAMNNLYYRFVHLSELPELGQIPAGLRMQGMMNPGTDKVTFEVLSLAVSVLNGCGACISAHSRQLLEHGLTPAAIARVGRISAVIHAVHVSSQL, encoded by the coding sequence ATGTTGCAATTCATTAAAGATCTGTTGCCGGAATTTGCCAAAGATGCCCGCGTCAATGTGGGCAAGGTCCTTGACCTTGAGCAGACAGACGGTTTAAGTCAAGAACAAATCGTCGGCTCAGCCCTGGCAGTCGCTTATCATCTCGGCAATCAGCCACTGGTGGCTGGTATTAAAGGTTTGCAGGGTGATTTCACCATTGAAGAAGCGGCAAAAAATGCCGCGAGCATCATGGCGATGAATAACCTTTATTATCGTTTTGTTCATTTAAGCGAATTACCGGAACTGGGACAAATCCCGGCGGGGCTTCGCATGCAGGGCATGATGAATCCCGGAACGGATAAAGTGACATTTGAGGTATTGAGTCTCGCTGTGTCGGTATTGAATGGTTGCGGTGCCTGCATCAGTGCCCATAGCCGGCAATTGCTGGAACATGGCTTAACGCCCGCAGCCATCGCTCGCGTGGGGCGAATCAGTGCTGTGATTCATGCCGTGCACGTCAGCAGCCAATTATAA
- a CDS encoding CAP domain-containing protein, producing MRKKTLLFALLILSVFAQWAGAAALEDRYAHDQQLVLDEVNKYRQSKGLKPLVMNKFMSHEAAIHSQDMASKRMAFGHIDFNKRIKRIYDNIQLCRAGSENVAYFKVGPREVVRRWLTSPGHRRNIEGNFNMTGVGIAHDKRGYIYYTQIFVRTDNPAYTQIAKK from the coding sequence ATGAGAAAAAAGACCTTGCTGTTTGCCCTCCTGATCCTGAGCGTTTTCGCCCAATGGGCAGGGGCCGCGGCGCTTGAAGATCGATACGCCCATGATCAGCAGCTGGTTCTCGACGAGGTGAACAAATACCGGCAGTCGAAAGGGTTAAAGCCACTGGTAATGAACAAGTTCATGTCGCATGAAGCGGCCATCCACAGCCAGGACATGGCCTCTAAACGCATGGCGTTTGGCCACATCGATTTCAACAAACGCATTAAGCGCATTTATGACAACATTCAGTTGTGCCGTGCGGGATCGGAAAACGTTGCGTATTTTAAAGTGGGTCCCCGCGAAGTGGTTCGCCGCTGGCTGACCAGTCCTGGCCATCGTCGCAACATTGAAGGCAATTTCAACATGACGGGCGTCGGTATCGCACACGATAAACGTGGCTACATTTATTACACGCAGATTTTTGTCCGTACCGATAATCCAGCGTATACCCAAATCGCCAAAAAGTAA